The Bacteroidales bacterium sequence ATTTTGTTTGATTTTGGCTCTTATGCCGAAAAGTTTGTATATTTAGCAAAAAATTGGTACTCCTGCTAATATTAATGAAACACTTGAATTGTTCAAATAAAAACATAATTTATTGATATGAAACATTTAATATTTATTTTACTGTCGATTGTATTTATTATTTCTTGTAATTCCGAAGAAAACGGTAATAATATTTCCACTTCGGAAGATACTGTTATTGTTGAGGAAAATCTTACAGATAAAAAGCCTGTGGAAAAACCTGAATTATTACTCGAAACTATTGAGTCTGAAGAAATAGTTCAAACCAAACTTACTTCCGAATATAGGGGAGAAAAAATTGATCTTTATATTTGTGAAGGAGGTTTAAACAAAGTTTCAAAAGAAGATGTTTTTCTTGTTGAAATTCCTGAAAATGCCGAACAAATTATCAACGGATTTTATGCAGGATTATCTACAACAATTTATCTTACGGAAGAAGAAACAAAATTTGTTGTTTACATAATAAAACAAGATGAATCAGGCGAAAGTGAAGAAAAGGTTTTGACTGTTTTTGAGAAGTAATTTCTTTTCCTCTCATTTTATTCATATTACTTGCCAATCAAAATAAAAGGGCTCCAAAAAAACGGATGAGCATATTTGCCTTCGTCAATAAGTTTTATTTTTGAAATATTTGTCTTTATTTATCTTTGCAACATTTCAAATACATTAAATGTTCTCATTAAATAATATAAATATTTCATTTGGCGGTATTCTGTTGCTTAAAGATATTTCATTTGTTATTAACAAAAAAGCCCGTATAGGGTTGACGGGAAAAAACGGTGCAGGTAAATCAACTTTAATGAAAATAATTACCGGATTGCAAGAGTTTGATTCCGGTATTGTTTCCATACCCAAAGATACAACAATAGGATACCTTCCTCAGCAAATGCTTTATCCTGAAGGAAAAACAGTATTTAATGAAGCTGCATCTGTTTTTAAAGATATTACTGCGATACCTGAAAAAATTGATAAGTTGAATATTGAGCTTTCTGAAAGGACAGATTACGAAAGCAATGCTTATTTATCAATAATTGAAAAAATTAACAAACTGCAAGATATTTTTAATAATTCAGGCGGAAATACATACATTGCTGAAACAGAGAAAACATTGAAAGGCTTGGGTTTTACAGATGTTGATTTTGAAAGAAATGTTGCAGAATTCAGCGGAGGTTGGAGAATGCGAATTGAACTTGCAAAAATATTACTTCAGAAACCGGACTTACTGTTATTAGATGAACCGACAAACCATCTCGACATAGAATCAATTGAATGGTTTGAACAATTGTTGATTAGTTATCCCGGTGCCATAGTGTTAATTTCTCATGATCGTATGTTTTTAGATAACATAACTAACAGGACAATTGAAATTGCAACCGGAAAAATCTATGACTATAAAGCAGCATACACTAAATATGAATCTTTAAGAAAAGAACGTATAGAACAACAAACAGCATCATACAATAATCAACAAAAAATGATTCGTGATACTGAGGAGTTTATTGAGCGATTCAGATATAAAGCAACTAAAGCCGTTCAAGTGCAATCAAGAATTAAACAACTTGAAAAAATTGAACGAATTGAAATTGACCAAACAGATATTTCAAATTTAAGTTTCAAATTTCCGAAAGCTCCGAGATCAGGTGATATTGTTGTTGACATAGAAAACCTAAGAAAACAATACTCAAAACAAGCTGTTTTGGAAAATATTTGGTTAACAATAGAAAGAGGGCAAAAGATAGCATTTATAGGCAAAAACGGCGAAGGTAAAACAACTTTAGTACGTGTTATAAAAGGTGAACTTGAATACGAAGGAAATATTAAACACGGGTACAATGTTAAAATCGGATATTTTGCTCAAAACCAAGACAAAATTTTAGACGAATTAAAAACTGTGTTTGAGACTTTAGATGATATTGCCGTAGGAGATATAAGAACAAAGATCAGAGATATACTGGGAAACTTTTTGTTTAAAGGTGAAGATATTGACAAGAAAGTATCAGTTTTATCCGGTGGTGAAAGATCAAGATTAGCTTTGGCAAAGTTAATGTTGGAACCGTATAATTTGTTGATACTTGATGAACCTACAAATCATCTTGATATGTATTCCAAAGATATATTAAAACAAGCATTAATGCAATATGACGGAACTTTGCTTGTTGTATCTCATGACAGATATTTTCTTGACGGATTAACAGATGAAATATATGAATTCGGAAATAAAAAAATAAAGAAACACGCCGGAGATATTAACTTATTTTTAAAAAAGAAACGATTGGAAAATCTTAAGTCAATTGAAAAAAAATCTGAACCTGTTAAAAATGCCGAAGCACAATTATATACTTCTAATAATAAAGAAATCTATATAAAAAGAAAAGAACTCGAAAAAGAAATAAGAAAACATACAAAAAGATTTAAAGAAGTAGAATCTAAAATCGAAGAACTGGAAACATTTATTGCATCAACTGAAGAAATTTTATCTTCAGGAAAAGAAATTTCAGATCAATTATTATTCTCTGAATTTGATTCAGCAAACAGATCACTTGATAAAAATATGAAAGAATGGGAAAAACTATCTGATATTATTACTGAATTAAATAAACAAAAAGAACAAATCAAGTAATCTAATATACTTAAGGCAAGCTTTATAAATAAATTTGCATCAAGATTTTCAAAGTTTTTCATAGACGATGATTCGCCTAAGGCGGATGAAGCACTATCAGGATAATTCAAGAAAATTTAAAAAAGTATATGAGAAACTCTGAAAACCCTTCGGGAATTAACAGAGCTTGCCTTAATCTTACCTTAATCCGCATTATAAAACAATTTTTCATATATTTGCCTTTGGCTTGTTTTTTGTTTACAATATGTAAATTTTAAATTACTTATTGTAAACAATTCGCAAAATTTATTAATTTAGCAGAAAAAAAATATTGATGAAAAGAAACTTACTTTTCATATCTTTAACTGTTATCATTATAATTTCGATGATAAATTGCAAAGGCGAAGATTCCGGCAATAATGACGGGAGTAATGAACATATAAATAACTCTGTAGGTAAAACTTTCAAATTTAAAAATAAACTTTTCAGTATTCCTTCTCCTTTTCATATTTCTGATCTTATCATAGAAACATCTTTTTGAATCCCGCAAAAAATAAATTGAATTATTCAACAACAGAAAAAAAAGCATTAAACTTAGGAATCTATATTGCTGATCTGGGTTATACAAATGTATATGAACGGTTTTCTCAAACTGCCGGATATATTAAAGTTGTTAAAAGTTTATCTTCAGAACTTCAAATACTGAATACTTTTACCGAAGAAATATTAAATAAATTAGAAGAAAACCAACAAAATAAAGATTCTTTAAATCATATCTTTTCAGAAGCATACAGAGAAGCAGACACTTATTTATCTGATAACGACAGAGGAGAAGTTTCTGTATTAATTATGACCGGAGGTTGGGTGGAAGGTTTATATATTATGACTCAGATTTCTAAAGAACAAAAAAATAAAATGTTACTCAGCAGAATAGGAGAACAAAAATATTCTCTGAATAATATTTTAAAACTTTTATCTCATTATAATACAGATAATACAATAGGTACAAATGAAATTTACAATAAATTATCTAATCTTCAAAACAGTTTTGAAAAAGTTAAGATTACATATACATATGACAAACACATAGTTTTACCGAATGAAAAAAAAACAATTATTTTAAGTAACACCGATATAGAAATTGAAGATAAAACACTTAAAGAAATTACATATAAAATACAAAAAATTAGAGACCTTATTGTAAAATAAATTTGACTGAAAATTATATGAATCCGGTATTAAAAAATATTTCATTAACTATTTTAATAATTATCATTACACAAAATTTTGCTTCAGCACAATTAGATTCTGTGATGGATCAATGTGAAAAATATTTAAGTGATGAATATTTATCTGACGGACAACAATATTTAAGTCTTATCACCGGAGACCAAATTGCAGAATTCAGTGTTTTATTTTACGGAGGAAATACATACCGTATTATCACATGCGGCGGGGATGAAGAAAACAGCCTGATTTTTGTTGTTTATGATAAATACAGGAATGAATTGTTCAGAAATTCTGAATATGACAATGTGAATTATTGGGATTTTCAATTTGCTTCAACTATTGAATGTTTTATTGAAGCAGAATTGATAAACAAGAATAATAAATCAGGTTTTGCAGTTTTATTAATCGGTTTAAAAAAATAAAACTCATTTCCTGAAAGGAAAACAGAAATTAACAAGTACCTATGAGTGAAAGTATATTAAAAGCTCTAATGCAATTATTCGCAATCATTGCCCGACCGGACAGTGATGAAGGAAACCGTAGGCCGCTTGTGAAATTATTCTTAAACCAACAATTAAATAAAGAATTAGTTCATGAATACCTTATAGTTTTTGATAACTATTATCACGAACATCAGAAGAGAGCAAACCATAAAAGAAGAAAAAGAATTGCTGCAAGTTCTGTAAGAGTATTAACAATTTGCACACTCATTAACAAAGAACTTTCACTTAAACAAAAAATCGTTGTTTTAATAAGACTTCTGGAATTTATTAATTCAGAAGGAAAAGCAAGTAACCAAGAATTTGAATTTGTAAAAACTGTTGCAGATACATTTCATATCCCTACAAATGAATATGAACGTTTAGTTGGTTTTATTCTAAACACAAAAAATGCTGTTCCCGATATTGATAATATTCTTGTTATTCATAAAAACGATCCGGAAAAT is a genomic window containing:
- a CDS encoding ATP-binding cassette domain-containing protein → MFSLNNINISFGGILLLKDISFVINKKARIGLTGKNGAGKSTLMKIITGLQEFDSGIVSIPKDTTIGYLPQQMLYPEGKTVFNEAASVFKDITAIPEKIDKLNIELSERTDYESNAYLSIIEKINKLQDIFNNSGGNTYIAETEKTLKGLGFTDVDFERNVAEFSGGWRMRIELAKILLQKPDLLLLDEPTNHLDIESIEWFEQLLISYPGAIVLISHDRMFLDNITNRTIEIATGKIYDYKAAYTKYESLRKERIEQQTASYNNQQKMIRDTEEFIERFRYKATKAVQVQSRIKQLEKIERIEIDQTDISNLSFKFPKAPRSGDIVVDIENLRKQYSKQAVLENIWLTIERGQKIAFIGKNGEGKTTLVRVIKGELEYEGNIKHGYNVKIGYFAQNQDKILDELKTVFETLDDIAVGDIRTKIRDILGNFLFKGEDIDKKVSVLSGGERSRLALAKLMLEPYNLLILDEPTNHLDMYSKDILKQALMQYDGTLLVVSHDRYFLDGLTDEIYEFGNKKIKKHAGDINLFLKKKRLENLKSIEKKSEPVKNAEAQLYTSNNKEIYIKRKELEKEIRKHTKRFKEVESKIEELETFIASTEEILSSGKEISDQLLFSEFDSANRSLDKNMKEWEKLSDIITELNKQKEQIK